The genomic DNA CGTATGCGCGACGACATGGATTTCGACGCGAGCGTCGTGCTGAACGATACGCCGATGGAACGCGCGGCGGATCAATTGTTCGAGTACGTGATCGCGACGGCGTCGGGACAACGGACGCGCGGCGAGCAACACGGCTTACCCGAAAACGAATTCGTGCCGTGGCATCTCGGCGCGGTGTTGTAGAGGCGAAGCATTTTTTCAAGTGCGAAAAATGCTTCGCCATCACGTGCTTGGAGAAAACCGCGTTCTAAATTATAATCACCCCACTTGACGCGAGGTCAATCCACATGCAGATTGTAATTACCGGCGGGCTAGGACAGTTGGGACGCACACTGACGCGCGTGCTGAGCGATAAACATTCGATCACCGTGCTCGATTTGCCCGAGTGCGATATTACCCAGGCAAGCGAGATTGATCGCGTTGCCGCGCTGAAACCGGATTTGATCATTCACGCGGCGGCGATGACGGACGTGGACGGCTGCGCGCGCGATCCAATCGCGGCGTACCGCGCGAACGCGCTCGGCACGCAGAACGTCGCGCTCGCGTGTCAACGCGCGGACGCGGCGATGCTCTACATCAGCACGAACGAAGTGTTCGACGGTACGAAGAGTACGCCGTACCTCGAACTCGACGAACCGCGCGCGATCAATCCGTACGGCGCGTCGAAACTCGCCGGCGAACAGTTCGCGCAAATGCTCCTGCAAAAATTCTACATCGTGCGAATCGCGTGGTTGTTCGCGCCGGGCGGCAACAACTTTCCGAAAAAGATGGTGGAACTCGCGAAACAAAAAGGGCAAGTCGCGGTCGTCACCGACGAAATCGCGAATCCGACATACGCGCCCGACCTGGCGCGCGCGATTGAAGGATTGATCGAGACGCGACATTATGGCATTGTCCATTTGACGAACGAGGGGATCGCCTCGCGTTTCGATTTCACCGCGCAAATTCTCAAACTCGCCGGGCTGGGACATATCCCGCTCACACCGATTCACCTTGCGGATTTTCACCGCGCATCCACGCCGCCGCGCTACGCGCCGCTCGCGAACGTGATT from Chloroflexota bacterium includes the following:
- the rfbD gene encoding dTDP-4-dehydrorhamnose reductase is translated as MQIVITGGLGQLGRTLTRVLSDKHSITVLDLPECDITQASEIDRVAALKPDLIIHAAAMTDVDGCARDPIAAYRANALGTQNVALACQRADAAMLYISTNEVFDGTKSTPYLELDEPRAINPYGASKLAGEQFAQMLLQKFYIVRIAWLFAPGGNNFPKKMVELAKQKGQVAVVTDEIANPTYAPDLARAIEGLIETRHYGIVHLTNEGIASRFDFTAQILKLAGLGHIPLTPIHLADFHRASTPPRYAPLANVIAADVLGIRLRPWQDALEDYFKSQ